A window of Brevinema andersonii genomic DNA:
ACTTTTGCATATTATTTTAGGCATTTTAGCAGGTATCGCAATAGGATTTACTGGAAATGAAGTTCTTATTCGTATTTTCGCGACATTTTCTTCCATTTTCGGTAATCTTCTCAAATTTACTGTTCCTCTGTTGATTCTTGCATTTATTACCAATGGAATTGCACAATTAGGTGGAAATTCTGGAAAAATTCTTTTTGCTACTATCATGTTAGCTTATGTTTCCTCCATTTTTGCTGGATTTTTAGCATTTTTTGTCAATTCTAATGTTTTTCCTTATATCCTATCCAACATGAGTATAGGAGTACTGGATCCACACAGTTCTCTTTCCGCATATTTTACTATTGATATGCCTCCAGTTCTTTCAGTAACATCATCCTTGGTGCTGGCTTTTATTTTGGGTGTCGGACTCTCAAAAATGAATGACTCTTCTGTACTCAAAAAAAGTACTTATGATTTTTTTGTAATCATCGAAAATTTCATCACTAAAGTCATTATTCCTCTATTGCCTATTCATATTGTCGGAATCTTTGCAACAATGACACAATCAGGTCAGTTATTTACCATCATGGGAACTTTCGGAAAAGTTTTCTTACTAGTTATTGCATTGCACTTTACAGCTTTGATGATTCAGTATGCTGTTGCAGGTATCTATGCGAAAAAAAATCCCTTAGAATGCATCAAAAATATGCTACCTGCCTATTTCGCGGCATTAGGTACACAATCATCCGCTGCTACTATTCCCATTACTATTCAGCAAATGAAACAAAACGGCATTCGCAACAATATTGCTGAATTCACTGCACCGTTATGTGCTAATATACACCTATCTGGCAGTGCTATTACTTTAACTACTTGCGCTATGGCAATATTGAAACTTCAAGGAACCGAAATTCCTTTTTCATCAATGGCAGGATTTATTATGATGTTAGGATTAATGGTTGTTGCAGCTCCAGGTATTCCAGGAGGCGCTGTGATGGCATCCCTTGGAATTCTCGAATCAATGTTGGGATTTTCGCCTGAAATGCTCAGTTTGATGATCGCTTTATACATTGCTCAAGATAGCTTTGGGACAGCGTTAAATGTTACAGGCGATGGTGCCATTGCTTTAATTATCGATAGACATGATCAACAATTAGTTGTTTCAAAATAATCTCCATTATCATCTTGATATTTCTACTAAAAATTTGTTAGAATAGAACAGGAATGTCAAGATGATAAAAAATATATACAAACAAATATTAATACCTGTAATTTTAATATTAATATGGCAGATAGGTTCAGAATTATCATGGTTTAATAGTTATTTATTACCTTCACCTTCTGCCGTATTATCTGCCTTTTTCAAGATGTGCCTTAACGGCCAATTATTGAAGCACATAATAATCAGTTTATACAGGGTTTTCATAGGATTTATATTAGCAGTTTCCGTCAGTTTTAGTTGTGTCTTAATTTTTTATTTTTATCCTACATTTTATATCTACAGCAAATTAATATTAGAATTTTTGAGACATATACCTCCAGTAGCTATAATTTCATTGCTTATTTTATGGTTTGGGATTGGCGAAATTTCTAAAATTGTTGTTGTATTCCTTGTTAGTTTTCTACCCATTTTTTTTAATACGCTGAATAGTATTACTTATTGCGACCCTAAACTAATTGAAGTCGGCAAATCTATAAATATGTCCAATAACGAAATTCTTAAGCGTATTATTATTCCGTCAGTACTACCTTCCATTATCATGGGATTACAGCTTGGACTTACTTATGCATGGCGTTCATTGATTGGAGCTGAAATGATCGCTGCTAGTGCGGGATTAGGTTATATGATTTTAGATGCACGGGAACTATCCCAATCACCCGTGATTATTGTTGGTATTTTTAGTTTAGGATTCATTGGTGCAGCAATTGATAACCTTTTTTCATGGCTGTTAGGTCTTTTACCGCACGGAGTTCCACAGGATACAAAATATGTCGAATATAGATCTTACTAATATCACTAAAGTTTTCAAGGTTGACAATCATGATTTTTATGCACTCAATAATCTATCGATCAGCATCCCTACCAACCAAATTACTACAATTGTTGGGAAAAGCGGTAGCGGAAAAACAACCCTACTACGTATTATTAACAAACTTACAACACCTACTTCTGGACACTTAGTTATCCCCCACTATACCAAAACAGCAACTGTATTTCAGGAAACAAGATTATTTCCTTGGCTCACCGTTGCAGAAAATATTATGTTTTTCGGGGAAAAGGATTATGAATATTGCAATAAACTATTGGAAATATTAGAATTAACATCTTTTAAAGACTTATATCCCCACCAAATTTCTGGAGGAATGGCACAAAAAGTAGCTTTAGGTCGTGCTTTACATTATAAACCAAATATTCTATTGATGGATGAACCATTTGCTGCTTTAGATTATTTTACTCGCCATGATATGCAAAAAAAATTATTGTATATCGCTACACTGGAACAAGTAGGAATTATATTTATCACGCACAATATTGATGAAGCAGTATTTCTGGCTGATAAAATTATTATTCTCAGCCAAGGCAGAGTAAAGCAAACAATAGAAAATAATTTAACTCATGCTGAGCGAAATTCTTCTATAGCATCTTCTGAATTAAAAAAAATAATTTTAAACAAAATCATAT
This region includes:
- a CDS encoding ABC transporter permease; translation: MIKNIYKQILIPVILILIWQIGSELSWFNSYLLPSPSAVLSAFFKMCLNGQLLKHIIISLYRVFIGFILAVSVSFSCVLIFYFYPTFYIYSKLILEFLRHIPPVAIISLLILWFGIGEISKIVVVFLVSFLPIFFNTLNSITYCDPKLIEVGKSINMSNNEILKRIIIPSVLPSIIMGLQLGLTYAWRSLIGAEMIAASAGLGYMILDARELSQSPVIIVGIFSLGFIGAAIDNLFSWLLGLLPHGVPQDTKYVEYRSY
- a CDS encoding ABC transporter ATP-binding protein is translated as MSNIDLTNITKVFKVDNHDFYALNNLSISIPTNQITTIVGKSGSGKTTLLRIINKLTTPTSGHLVIPHYTKTATVFQETRLFPWLTVAENIMFFGEKDYEYCNKLLEILELTSFKDLYPHQISGGMAQKVALGRALHYKPNILLMDEPFAALDYFTRHDMQKKLLYIATLEQVGIIFITHNIDEAVFLADKIIILSQGRVKQTIENNLTHAERNSSIASSELKKIILNKII
- a CDS encoding dicarboxylate/amino acid:cation symporter gives rise to the protein MKKKNNLGLLLHIILGILAGIAIGFTGNEVLIRIFATFSSIFGNLLKFTVPLLILAFITNGIAQLGGNSGKILFATIMLAYVSSIFAGFLAFFVNSNVFPYILSNMSIGVLDPHSSLSAYFTIDMPPVLSVTSSLVLAFILGVGLSKMNDSSVLKKSTYDFFVIIENFITKVIIPLLPIHIVGIFATMTQSGQLFTIMGTFGKVFLLVIALHFTALMIQYAVAGIYAKKNPLECIKNMLPAYFAALGTQSSAATIPITIQQMKQNGIRNNIAEFTAPLCANIHLSGSAITLTTCAMAILKLQGTEIPFSSMAGFIMMLGLMVVAAPGIPGGAVMASLGILESMLGFSPEMLSLMIALYIAQDSFGTALNVTGDGAIALIIDRHDQQLVVSK